Proteins encoded within one genomic window of Methanosarcina barkeri str. Wiesmoor:
- a CDS encoding LURP-one-related family protein, whose protein sequence is MRRIMGSLRGRGEERVQLYKMQEKLVTGDDYWIENEAGKKIIYVDGKALRARNTLIIKNSQGKELYKLKEKLLQVRDMMDFPCQGHDGYSKCRR, encoded by the coding sequence ATGAGGCGAATCATGGGAAGCCTCAGAGGCCGTGGAGAAGAAAGAGTACAACTCTATAAGATGCAAGAAAAACTTGTTACCGGAGATGACTACTGGATAGAAAACGAAGCTGGAAAGAAAATTATCTATGTCGATGGCAAAGCTCTTCGAGCGCGAAACACTTTGATTATCAAGAATTCACAGGGTAAAGAGTTGTATAAACTCAAAGAGAAGCTTCTCCAGGTCAGGGACATGATGGATTTTCCGTGTCAGGGACATGATGGATATTCAAAATGCAGAAGGTGA